The Candidatus Poribacteria bacterium genome has a window encoding:
- a CDS encoding ABC transporter permease subunit, with amino-acid sequence MIFHIVKRELYDHLSSLRFALTTLLILILMIVNAVAYLGEYKQQMNIYQNNVAATHNRLKRHSDTLYHLVLKGPGDLYKKPSPLAFCADGGTDLLFRHVRGGTASRTRRWEGEDTSYRFTEIWRLVYPQASPDLGFFSPRRSNTWSILPDFIKIDWAFVTAIVLSFMGILFTFDAISGEQEHGTLRLMLANSVSRNAVICGKFLGAFFSIAIPFLIGTIVSLSIIYLSEAIQFKGSDWMRMGVIVCVALVYTSIFILLGILVSTLTKQSSTSLVILLLIWTVWVVLTPNALGSLSSRLHARPSPKEFVTQYRNSRQDLQTRYFARIKEPPRREIPATVATALGAEYVNKDAELRDRLHADYLSTELRQIQTARSLTRVSPAAVVQYAFEAFAGTGLPRHLDFISQTRQYAKQFRQFLIDTDRTDPESPHAIGIPEGTSQKPVNFEAIPKFEDRHRFSADFNAAIVDLLLLILFLLVLFISTFLSLLRKEIE; translated from the coding sequence ATGATTTTTCATATTGTCAAACGTGAACTCTACGATCACTTGAGTAGCCTCCGTTTTGCACTGACAACGTTATTGATTTTGATACTGATGATCGTCAATGCTGTTGCGTATCTCGGAGAATACAAGCAGCAAATGAACATATATCAGAACAACGTTGCGGCGACGCACAACCGGCTGAAACGGCATTCTGACACACTCTATCACTTGGTGTTAAAGGGGCCTGGCGACCTCTATAAAAAACCGAGCCCTTTAGCATTTTGTGCAGATGGGGGAACAGACCTTTTGTTTAGGCATGTTCGCGGCGGCACCGCTAGTCGAACTCGCCGTTGGGAAGGGGAAGACACCTCATACCGGTTCACAGAAATCTGGCGATTAGTCTATCCGCAAGCCAGTCCCGATCTCGGATTTTTTTCACCGCGCAGGTCAAATACGTGGAGCATCCTGCCAGATTTTATCAAAATTGATTGGGCATTCGTAACGGCTATTGTGTTGAGTTTCATGGGCATTCTATTTACGTTTGATGCGATCTCTGGTGAGCAAGAACATGGAACACTGCGGTTGATGTTGGCAAACAGCGTTTCACGGAACGCCGTGATTTGTGGTAAGTTTCTCGGCGCATTTTTTAGCATCGCCATCCCTTTTTTGATTGGAACAATTGTTAGTCTTTCCATCATATATCTTTCTGAAGCCATTCAATTCAAGGGTAGCGATTGGATGCGGATGGGGGTCATCGTCTGTGTCGCGCTCGTCTATACCTCAATTTTCATTTTATTAGGCATCCTCGTTTCGACGCTTACTAAACAGTCTTCAACGAGTCTGGTCATCCTCCTATTGATCTGGACGGTTTGGGTGGTGCTGACACCAAACGCGCTTGGCTCCCTTAGCAGTCGCCTGCACGCCCGGCCATCCCCGAAAGAATTCGTGACGCAGTATCGGAACTCGCGTCAAGATTTACAGACACGCTATTTTGCTCGGATTAAAGAACCTCCGAGACGAGAAATCCCTGCGACGGTCGCGACAGCGTTAGGGGCGGAATACGTCAATAAAGACGCAGAATTACGCGATCGCTTGCATGCAGATTACCTCTCCACCGAACTCCGTCAGATCCAAACGGCTCGGTCCCTGACCCGTGTCTCACCCGCAGCGGTTGTGCAGTATGCTTTTGAAGCATTTGCAGGCACCGGCTTGCCCCGCCATTTAGACTTCATCTCTCAAACACGCCAATACGCGAAACAGTTTCGGCAGTTCCTCATTGATACAGATCGAACAGATCCGGAGAGTCCGCACGCTATTGGCATCCCCGAAGGTACATCACAGAAACCTGTGAACTTCGAGGCCATCCCCAAATTTGAAGATCGACACCGCTTTAGCGCGGATTTTAATGCCGCAATCGTTGACCTACTGCTTTTGATTCTGTTCCTATTGGTGCTGTTCATTAGTACTTTTCTCTCTTTACTGCGCAAAGAGATAGAATAA
- a CDS encoding ABC transporter permease subunit → MFLVLLRREILAHLITFRFAITVIVCLLLVVITTLIRIDDYEQRLAGYNTARNVHSEALLSTRTYSDLRPKIDRPPSPLSIFNAGMDDRLGNTLRIYYTNMPLLWDAESHGSGNLFIDYFYRIDLVFIFQFVLSLLALLFAYDAIAGEREAGTLRLTMSHPVSRSAILGAKYFGAMICLVFPLIISFAIALIWIVLSGSIFFSGDDFLRIAGILLTSIIYLSAIYLIGLLISAGVHRTATALMLSLFIWVVLILVYPSVSVFAVSQLTRERDSKINSSFGAIWQIQETVNKEEREYLKNNGVNGEIDRFLRDRYLVHIGVSALEIANHIEFKSYDWRVITPESEKFIPHAIRYHQFLTPLRIRAAEKMGLVRMPVFKQTRFWRAKIARNLLRLSPAAMYDLATQAWAGTDLYGVTDFFEDARQYRRTLIDYFYDKDAFSSRQWFASDKGTINLDDLPRFVYQRASLWTNASRALPDLQLLLLLNILLFLATFAIFVRQEI, encoded by the coding sequence ATGTTTTTAGTGCTACTGAGGCGTGAGATTCTCGCGCATCTGATAACATTTCGTTTTGCAATTACGGTGATCGTCTGCCTGCTGCTCGTTGTCATAACCACGCTCATCAGAATTGACGACTACGAGCAACGGTTGGCGGGTTACAATACCGCCAGAAATGTCCACAGTGAAGCACTTCTGTCCACGCGAACCTATTCTGATTTGAGACCAAAAATTGATCGTCCGCCGAGTCCGTTAAGCATTTTTAATGCCGGTATGGACGACCGGCTTGGCAATACACTGCGGATTTATTACACGAACATGCCCCTCCTCTGGGATGCCGAGTCCCACGGCTCTGGTAACCTTTTCATTGATTATTTTTATCGAATTGACTTAGTCTTTATTTTTCAATTTGTTCTTTCTCTACTCGCGTTACTGTTCGCCTACGATGCGATTGCTGGAGAACGCGAAGCCGGCACATTGCGGCTCACAATGAGCCACCCGGTAAGCCGAAGTGCTATCTTGGGAGCGAAATACTTTGGCGCGATGATTTGTCTGGTTTTTCCGCTCATTATCAGTTTCGCTATTGCCTTAATATGGATCGTTTTATCAGGATCAATCTTTTTCAGTGGAGACGATTTTCTGAGAATCGCAGGCATCTTGCTAACTTCGATTATCTATCTCTCTGCTATCTACTTGATCGGGCTGCTGATTTCCGCCGGGGTGCACCGCACTGCCACAGCACTCATGCTCTCTCTATTCATCTGGGTAGTACTGATATTGGTCTATCCCTCCGTTAGCGTGTTCGCGGTCAGCCAGTTAACCCGTGAACGAGATAGTAAGATAAATTCCAGTTTCGGCGCAATTTGGCAAATACAAGAGACAGTTAACAAAGAAGAGAGAGAATATCTTAAGAACAATGGAGTCAACGGAGAAATTGACCGCTTCTTAAGGGACAGGTATTTGGTACACATTGGTGTAAGTGCCTTAGAGATAGCAAATCATATAGAGTTTAAATCTTATGATTGGCGGGTCATTACCCCGGAATCCGAGAAATTTATTCCTCACGCCATCCGCTACCATCAATTCTTGACACCGCTACGCATTCGTGCCGCAGAGAAAATGGGTTTGGTGCGCATGCCGGTATTCAAGCAGACCCGGTTTTGGCGAGCAAAAATAGCGCGAAACCTGCTTCGGCTCTCCCCTGCCGCGATGTATGACCTCGCAACACAAGCGTGGGCAGGAACCGATCTTTATGGGGTTACCGATTTCTTTGAAGACGCGAGGCAGTATCGACGCACGCTGATTGACTACTTTTATGATAAAGATGCCTTCTCAAGCCGACAGTGGTTCGCCAGCGATAAAGGGACCATCAACTTAGATGATCTACCGAGATTTGTATATCAGCGTGCCAGTCTCTGGACAAACGCTTCACGCGCACTCCCCGATCTTCAGTTGCTGCTATTACTCAATATTCTGCTGTTCCTTGCCACCTTCGCCATTTTCGTCAGGCAGGAAATCTAG
- a CDS encoding WD40 repeat domain-containing protein, with the protein MKTTRLYLITLLLTFLLLLPSATAQDYTKWSLPDGATMRLSKGSKGVNIAFSPDGTRLAVGSAIGIWIYDVRPDKEKELDLIAGHTQRILSIAYSPDASTIAASSSNDGTVNLWNAVTGERQTTLQGHTNAIYSLAYSPDGKTLATGSWDNTARLWDAHTGQHKTTLSGHSGHVMSVTFSPDGKTLATGSRDNTACLWDTQTGKLKTTLTEHTSRIDAVAYSPDGKTLATGSNDKTVRLWDAMTGQRKKTLRRPTDGFRAVVYSPDGKTLATGNWDGTARLWSAYSGRHKAALRGHTAVVHSIVYSPDGKMIATASADDTVRLWNAKTGKHIATFSGHTRSISAIAYSPDGGTIASGGFTAGRGTSQLWDARTGAHKTTLSEHVRDVFAVAYSPNGKIIATGGRDGKLRLSNAQTWEHVTTLTGHTSFIYSVAFSPIARTLATASRDKTARLWDAQSGKRIATLTGHTSSVLSIAYAPDGTTLATASADATVRLWDPQTGKHIATFPKFQGVVLSIAYSPDAETLATGISSANNHAVWLWDVSTGKHIATFSGHTSVIRSIAYSHDGTKIATGSEDKTVRLWDAKTGTHLATFSGHTEGVTSVAFSPDRNMLASSSDDGTILLWKIR; encoded by the coding sequence ATGAAAACGACACGCCTATACCTCATCACCCTACTTTTAACTTTTCTCCTCTTGCTGCCAAGCGCAACCGCTCAAGATTATACAAAATGGAGTTTACCCGATGGAGCGACAATGCGTCTTAGTAAAGGTAGCAAAGGCGTAAATATCGCGTTCTCACCAGACGGTACACGGCTTGCGGTTGGTAGTGCTATCGGGATTTGGATCTACGATGTACGTCCCGACAAAGAAAAAGAACTTGATTTGATTGCTGGTCACACGCAGCGAATCCTATCTATAGCATATTCTCCAGATGCCAGCACAATCGCGGCGAGTAGCAGCAACGATGGAACAGTGAACCTGTGGAATGCCGTCACGGGGGAACGCCAAACGACGCTTCAAGGACATACGAATGCTATCTATTCTCTCGCGTATTCCCCTGATGGCAAAACGCTTGCGACTGGCAGTTGGGACAACACAGCACGCTTATGGGACGCACACACAGGACAGCACAAAACCACACTTTCAGGGCATTCGGGTCATGTCATGTCTGTAACATTTTCGCCCGATGGCAAAACGCTTGCGACTGGCAGTCGGGACAATACTGCCTGTTTGTGGGATACCCAAACTGGAAAACTCAAAACCACACTAACAGAGCACACGAGCCGTATTGATGCTGTAGCGTATTCCCCTGATGGCAAAACGCTTGCGACTGGCAGTAATGACAAAACAGTACGGTTGTGGGACGCGATGACTGGGCAACGTAAAAAAACACTGAGACGGCCCACAGATGGGTTCCGTGCTGTCGTGTATTCCCCTGATGGCAAAACGCTCGCTACTGGAAATTGGGACGGTACGGCGCGGTTGTGGAGCGCATACTCTGGACGGCACAAAGCTGCACTGAGAGGACACACGGCTGTTGTCCATTCCATCGTATATTCCCCTGATGGCAAAATGATCGCTACCGCAAGTGCAGACGACACAGTCCGGTTATGGAACGCAAAAACAGGAAAACACATTGCGACGTTCTCAGGGCATACGCGGTCAATATCCGCCATAGCGTATTCACCGGACGGTGGAACTATTGCCAGCGGTGGTTTCACTGCAGGCAGAGGGACATCACAACTCTGGGACGCACGCACAGGCGCGCACAAAACCACGCTTTCGGAGCATGTGCGTGATGTCTTTGCTGTGGCATATTCTCCGAATGGCAAAATAATTGCTACGGGTGGTAGAGATGGAAAGTTGCGGTTATCGAACGCACAAACTTGGGAACACGTTACCACACTCACAGGACATACGAGCTTTATCTATTCTGTTGCATTTTCTCCGATTGCGCGCACGCTTGCAACCGCCAGCCGGGACAAGACAGCGCGCCTGTGGGACGCACAATCTGGAAAACGCATCGCCACACTCACTGGGCATACGAGTTCAGTCCTGTCTATAGCGTATGCCCCGGATGGGACGACCCTCGCAACTGCGAGTGCCGACGCAACAGTTCGGTTGTGGGACCCACAGACAGGCAAACACATTGCGACTTTCCCTAAATTTCAAGGTGTGGTCCTGTCGATAGCCTATTCGCCGGATGCAGAAACGCTCGCTACTGGCATTTCCAGTGCCAACAACCACGCAGTGTGGTTATGGGACGTGAGCACCGGAAAGCACATCGCTACATTCTCAGGGCATACAAGTGTTATCCGTTCCATAGCATATTCTCATGATGGCACCAAAATAGCGACTGGCAGTGAGGACAAAACAGTGCGATTGTGGGACGCGAAAACAGGAACACACCTTGCCACATTCTCAGGACATACAGAAGGTGTTACTTCTGTAGCATTCTCTCCCGATAGAAACATGCTCGCCAGTAGCAGCGACGATGGCACGATTCTTCTGTGGAAAATACGTTAG